The following proteins are encoded in a genomic region of Enterocloster clostridioformis:
- a CDS encoding glycosyltransferase, whose product MAKKKILMVCEAFGGGVFTYVSQLCNDMVDDFDVYLAYSLRPQTPKNYKDFLDQRVHLIEMKNVGVKGLANLKSDVAAIKELRQIEKDVQPDVIHLHSSVAGGLGRLAYNGKNNTVVYTPHGYAHILMGPGKKSKVYKFAEKVLGNRALTLTCCESEDEEAKKFSKRTAYVETGVNLADLSASLDGIKPVKNDKFTVFTLGRACVQKQPQLFNRIAELVPDARFVWIGNGELENELTAPNIEVTGWKPRKEALAMAKGADAFILCSLGEAIAMSLIENMYIKKLILVSNTMGNKSVINNGVNGYVCDKAEEYAEHIKAAMKKFPKELPERAYQDVLEIYNTDTMKKKYIEFYKKC is encoded by the coding sequence ATGGCAAAGAAAAAGATTTTGATGGTATGTGAAGCTTTTGGAGGTGGCGTATTCACTTACGTATCTCAGCTCTGCAACGATATGGTGGATGATTTTGATGTCTATCTTGCGTATTCGCTCAGACCGCAGACCCCTAAGAATTATAAAGACTTTCTGGATCAGAGAGTGCATTTGATCGAAATGAAAAATGTTGGCGTAAAGGGATTGGCAAATTTAAAAAGTGATGTTGCGGCAATCAAGGAATTACGTCAAATTGAAAAAGATGTTCAGCCAGATGTGATTCACCTGCATTCTTCGGTTGCAGGTGGTTTAGGTAGACTTGCATATAACGGAAAAAATAATACTGTTGTGTATACACCTCATGGATATGCACATATTCTTATGGGTCCGGGGAAGAAGAGCAAAGTCTATAAGTTTGCAGAAAAGGTTCTTGGAAATCGAGCACTTACACTTACCTGTTGTGAAAGTGAAGACGAAGAGGCAAAGAAATTTTCTAAGAGAACAGCTTATGTTGAGACTGGTGTGAACCTTGCAGATCTTTCAGCATCCCTTGACGGTATAAAGCCAGTAAAAAATGATAAGTTTACAGTATTTACACTTGGTCGAGCCTGCGTCCAGAAACAACCACAGCTTTTTAACAGAATCGCTGAATTGGTGCCAGATGCTAGATTTGTTTGGATTGGCAATGGTGAACTTGAAAATGAGTTGACTGCCCCCAATATTGAAGTTACAGGATGGAAACCTCGAAAGGAAGCTTTGGCAATGGCTAAAGGTGCTGACGCTTTTATTTTGTGTAGTCTTGGCGAAGCAATTGCAATGAGCCTTATTGAGAATATGTACATTAAAAAGTTGATTCTCGTCAGCAATACAATGGGAAATAAGAGTGTTATCAATAATGGCGTTAATGGCTATGTGTGTGATAAAGCAGAGGAGTATGCTGAACATATAAAGGCGGCCATGAAGAAATTTCCTAAAGAACTTCCTGAAAGAGCCTATCAGGATGTCCTTGAGATTTATAACACAGATACCATGAAGAAGAAGTATATTGAGTTTTATAAAAAATGTTAA